The genomic interval AGGCGGGACGGCAAACCCGAACGCGTATCTTACCTTGAACACCTGCACAGGCTGTCACGCGGATACCTCGAGGCCGACCGCTAATATTTTCAACTCAGGGACTACCGGGGCAGGAGGGACTCTGATAGCATCCGGTACGTTTAGTGCCGCTATTGCTACTAGCGACTCTCGTAAACACAACCCCGTATACATTGAAAACGGCGCAGGCGCCACGACCGGAATTACGGCAGATGCTACCCTGACGGCAACAGCGCCCGGCGGCACGATGGCTACCAACGTGCTTTCATGTGCAGGCACCAACGGATGCCACGGCACCAGCACCGGTATCGCGGGCAATCACCACAACGCAAGCGCCGGCTACCGCTTCCTCTATGTTGATGACTCCACGGCGGTTTTAGGCAAGGGACCTGTTGATGGATCAAACAACCAGACAAGGGAGTTGGGCGGCGCAACAACAACGAGCCATAATGTTTATAGTTCGAGCACGACTGCAGGCATCAACAAATACTGTGCAAAGTGCCACGGCAGCTTCCACGGTACTGCTAACACCGGTTCGGGTAGCCCGTTCACCAGACACCCTACCGATAATACGATCGGCTCGAATGGAACAGCAGGCTGGATAGCTTCTTACGCGCAGGATGCGGACTACCATAACACTCCTGTTGCGTTTGCCAACATAACTACAATTTCGACAAGCGCAGCTTATGATGCTGCTACGCTTGCCAATGCACAGGTAGCATGTGTATCGTGCCATAGGGCTCATGGTTCGAATCAGCCCGATCTGCTCAGGTTTGACTACGCTGCTCAGAGCGCGGGCGGCGGCGACGTGAGCGGCTGTCTCACCTGCCACGTACGGCAGAGATAGTCGAATAGGAAACAACAACACCGAGGCAAGGGAGCTGACCCGTTCAGCTCCCTTGCCCAGCATTTTTCAGAGGCCAAAGTCTCATAGGTAGTGGGTAAAAATTATAAAAACCGTGAGAAAGGAAGGGGGGCAGAATGAGCACTACTACCCGCAGAATCATCACCTCTTCTATTGTATTTTCGGCAATCTTCTTTTTCGTCTTGTCTGCTCTGGAGCTGCCGCTTTCCGCAAAAGTGACCGGCCCCTGCGCCAACTGCCATACCATGCACAACAGCCAGAACGGCAGCCCCGTGGCGAGGACTGGAACAGGGACCGGGTGGAATGGATCGAATCAGCTCGCCGGCGGTACAGTGCAGACTACGCCGTTGGGCACACTATTGACAACCGACTGCGTCGGCTGCCACACATCGACCGGCAGTGCCCCTATAGTCAGTCTGGCGGGGAACGATGTTCCGATTGTCTATAATATGACAGCTCCGTCAACAACTCTCGCCGGCGGGAATTTTCATTGGGTTGCGCAGGGAGGTGCGGAGAATCACAAAAAAGGCCATAATGTTTTTAATATAGCTCCTCAAGACCTCAACCTGAATTCTGCACCTGGAGCGAATCCGGCGGCTTGCGGCGATAGCACCTGTCATACCACTTTAGCTGTTTCCCCTGGTACTAATAACTACGATAGAGGCGGATGTCAGGGGTGCCATGTGTTTACCTACCACCATGAAAACAACAATAACACCATGAGCGGTGTTTACCGGTATTTAAAAGGGCATGGCTCGTCGCCGACCTTTCCTCCCTTGCCATCGGCTCGCCGAAACATCACCAGCTTTCCAGATTATGTAAAAGGCATAGGAGATTCGGACTGGGAGTATACCAAATCCGCAGCCGACCACAATTTTTACAATGGGTCCAATGCAGTATATACGAGTAACGGAGCCGGCCTTACAAACCAAAAGACGGTCTCGGCATTCTGCGCAGGCTGCCACAGCGTATTCCATGATGAAATGGGGAGCGGCAGCCCGTGGTTGCGGCATCCGAGCGATAAGTTCTTGCCGCAGACAGGCGAGTATGGAGGATATAATCCTGTAACCAGTTACAGCACAGAAGCGCCGGTTGCATGGACAAATCCGGCTACACCCGCGAGGGCGGAAGCCGTAGTCATGTGCCTCTCGTGCCACAGGGCACACGGCTCTGACCAGCCCGATATGCTGAGATGGGACTACTCAGCTATGAACGCAGGCAACGGCGGCGCCGCAGCCGGCAAAGGATGCTTCACCTGCCACACCGGCAAAGACTGAGCGCAGCCGTTAATTAAAAGAGCAGCTTAACAGGAGAGGGCACTGCACAAAACGCAGTGCCCTTTTTTATTGGTGCGCCCGTCAGTGCGCACTCACTCGGCTGATGTCGCCGGAAGGCGGTGTGAGGGATGGACAGAAGTCAGCAGAGGGTATAGTAGTCCGCCT from Nitrospirota bacterium carries:
- a CDS encoding cytochrome c3 family protein — translated: MRDKEETKAILGSLLIVNPKGGRDMKRTVVTTIAVVLALMMVYGLSTTGKVEAAAVGGVCSNCHTMHNSQNGTTPTGGTANPNAYLTLNTCTGCHADTSRPTANIFNSGTTGAGGTLIASGTFSAAIATSDSRKHNPVYIENGAGATTGITADATLTATAPGGTMATNVLSCAGTNGCHGTSTGIAGNHHNASAGYRFLYVDDSTAVLGKGPVDGSNNQTRELGGATTTSHNVYSSSTTAGINKYCAKCHGSFHGTANTGSGSPFTRHPTDNTIGSNGTAGWIASYAQDADYHNTPVAFANITTISTSAAYDAATLANAQVACVSCHRAHGSNQPDLLRFDYAAQSAGGGDVSGCLTCHVRQR
- a CDS encoding cytochrome c3 family protein, whose translation is MSTTTRRIITSSIVFSAIFFFVLSALELPLSAKVTGPCANCHTMHNSQNGSPVARTGTGTGWNGSNQLAGGTVQTTPLGTLLTTDCVGCHTSTGSAPIVSLAGNDVPIVYNMTAPSTTLAGGNFHWVAQGGAENHKKGHNVFNIAPQDLNLNSAPGANPAACGDSTCHTTLAVSPGTNNYDRGGCQGCHVFTYHHENNNNTMSGVYRYLKGHGSSPTFPPLPSARRNITSFPDYVKGIGDSDWEYTKSAADHNFYNGSNAVYTSNGAGLTNQKTVSAFCAGCHSVFHDEMGSGSPWLRHPSDKFLPQTGEYGGYNPVTSYSTEAPVAWTNPATPARAEAVVMCLSCHRAHGSDQPDMLRWDYSAMNAGNGGAAAGKGCFTCHTGKD